The Phoenix dactylifera cultivar Barhee BC4 chromosome 12, palm_55x_up_171113_PBpolish2nd_filt_p, whole genome shotgun sequence genome has a window encoding:
- the LOC103723335 gene encoding uncharacterized protein LOC103723335, with amino-acid sequence MAGVMQKFVLASMIMWLAPMAILYGFNHHIIPGSGQLSSSSQTLLSGFLAVISVNLVIVLYIIMAMKEPANRELQPDPAFLAEAKASINQSAATTSNHDAQSRDKVE; translated from the exons ATGGCAGGAGTGATGCAGAAGTTTGTTCTTGCATCCATGATCATGTGGTTGGCTCCGATGGCAATACTATATGGATTTAATCATCATATTATTCCTG GTTCAGGTCAGCTTTCATCCTCATCCCAAACACTTTTAAGTGGATTCCTTGCGGTtatatcagtgaatctagtgatCGTGTTGTATATCATTATGGCCATGAAGGAACCTGCCAATCGCGAGCTCCAGCCAGATCCAGCCTTTTTGGCTGAGGCCAAAGCCAGCATTAACCAATCTGCAGCCACAACAAGCAATCACGATGCCCAATCCCGGGACAAAGTGGAGTAA